A window of the Zeugodacus cucurbitae isolate PBARC_wt_2022May chromosome 4, idZeuCucr1.2, whole genome shotgun sequence genome harbors these coding sequences:
- the LOC105212944 gene encoding F-box only protein 33, with amino-acid sequence MNRCVLPAWDQIPSLVLGKIYNYLEPQDRLNASQTCRHWRGVLFQKRFFNNFKFRLHINNERQYTFFRQTLCNLATEVTINFDFMNVFHIEKVRKILYRIARCNNMQGLHFSTSNVGIIAPGIKNKEKLIDIEQCFLEPLKMFLNRKNFPCQILDLGAIEALTFYGIDILKSLGKPDALLQLTLASIKFDPCNYTIPTIEPTLLQKCSSLQALSLDYDCLNEDLLHAMELLPLNKFLICIHSLNRQHPGISDTSWARFGAAFPNIDLIVSLVYAFEAVEVLQVRILRRNMPITHLRVLFCDFMNVDALDWMSINNSNTLKSIQWIDSAYKHSDKKVMDLFIRSGQDPFVMMAWRCKNLEEIVIHGYVIDPHNIVGISRLRGPTLKRLEISMIDETPTEASMDSFIEEINTLIGQKWEPVPPSSLHPALGYIPVTDDVRDKYVFDLMRRDMGY; translated from the exons ATGAACCGCTGTGTCTTACCAGCATGGGATCAAATACCCTCTCTCGTGTTGGGTAAAATATACAATTACCTGGAGCCGCAGGATCGATTAAACGCTTCACAGACGTGCCGTCACTGGCGTGGGGTGCTTTTCCAAAAAAG atttttcaacaattttaagttCAGATTGCACATAAACAATGAGCGACAATACACGTTTTTTCGCCAAACCCTTTGTAATTTGGCAACTGAAGTTACCATTAATTTTGACTTTATGAACGTTTTCCATATCGAGAAAGTAAGAAAAATCCTATACAG GATTGCACGTTGTAATAATATGCAAGGATTACATTTTTCCACAAGCAATGTGGGCATCATCGCTCCTGGCATTAAAAATAAGGAGAAACTTATCGATATTGAACA ATGTTTCTTGGAGCCTCTGAAAATGTTCTTAAATCGCAAGAATTTTCCATGTCAAATATTGGATTTGGGTGCGATTGAAGCTTTAACTTTCTATGGCATAGATATACTAAAATCTTTAGGCAAACCTGACGCATTGTTGCAGTTAACACTGGCTTCAATTAAATTCGACCCTTGTAATTATACTATACCTACCATAGAGCCTACATTGTTGCAAAAATGCTCATCACTGCAG GCTTTATCGCTCGATTACGATTGTTTAAACGAGGATCTGTTGCATGCCATGGAATTACTTCCACTGAATAAGTTCTTAATCTGTATTCACAGTTTGAATCGTCAACATCCTGGCATATCCGATACATCTTGGGCTAGATTCGGAGCCGCCTTTCCCAATATAGATTTGATTGTGTCATTGGTATACGCTTTTGAAGCGGTTGAAGTTCTGCAAGTGCGCATACTGCGCCGTAATATGCCAATAACACATTTGCGAGTGCTATTTTGTGACTTT ATGAACGTAGATGCCTTAGATTGGATGTCTATCAATAATAGCAACACGCTGAAGAGTATTCAGTGGATAGATTCA GCATACAAACATTCCGATAAGAAAGTGATGGACTTGTTTATACGCTCCGGGCAAGACCCCTTCGTTATGATGGCTTGGCGTTGTAAAAATTTAGAGGAAATCGTAATACATGGCTATGTTATAGACCCTCATAACATCGTTGGTATTTCACGTCTACGCGGCCCTACACTTAAGCGCCTAGAAATTTCTATGATTGATGAAACTCCAACAGAAGCAAGCATGGACTCATTCATTGAG GAAATCAATACTTTGATTGGCCAAAAATGGGAACCCGTACCCCCTAGTAGTCTACATCCAGCACTTGGTTATATACCAGTGACAGATGATGTACGTGATAAATACGTCTTCGATCTCATGCGCCGTGATATGggctattaa
- the LOC105212936 gene encoding cytochrome c oxidase assembly protein COX18, mitochondrial, translating into MLHFRSLQSKIVPHIRQNHPFLIYGRTLSSFGSSSSLSKKLSADTNNNKPTCLMRLQHRSFSEAATATTIAGTQVQSPFTGFWLTLSQSTPVAYIQDALTTIHDYSGLPWWASIVATTILFRTLITLPLAIYQHKIMARLELLALEMSAIVAELKKEAAIAMKKFNWTEKQTRLVYNRSLKKQWNALVVRENCHPAKTFIVLWGQIPLWICQSVALRNLVHMMPDPTTLQAQIIYTEMTIGGFGWIPNLTEVDSSYILPVSLGLINLGIIQMQTILRNRPTTRLQKYATNVFRVLTVAMVPVACSVPSALCVYWVASSSYSLAQNLLLTAPVVRRAVGIPHTNSEIENPYERIWLRMKAVTATSEQKAVVKSTNVTENETKSK; encoded by the exons atgttacATTTTAGAAGTTTACAAAGTAAAATTGTTCCACATATTCGCCAAAACCATCCCTTTCTCATATATGGGCGAACATTGTCGTCTTTTGGATCTAGTAGTagtctttcaaaaaaattgtctgcggacacaaataacaacaaaccaaCATGTTTGATGCGTTTACAACACCGCAGCTTCTCGGAAGCTGCAACTGCGACTACAATTGCAGGGACGCAAGTGCAGTCACCGTTCACAGGATTTTGGCTTACACTTTCACAAAGTACACCAGTAGCTTATATACAGGATGCACTGACAACGATACATGACTACAGCGGGTTGCCCTGGTGGGCCTCTATTGTTGCAACCACAATACTATTTCGTACTCTTATAACGTTACCATTGGCAATATATCAACATAAAATTATGGCGCGATTGGAGTTGTTGGCTTTGGAAATGTCGGCAATTGTGGCCGAGCTAAAAAAGGAGGCAGCCATAGCAATGAAGAAATTCAATTGGACTGAGAAACAAACAAGACTAGTATATAACCGGTCG CTGAAGAAACAGTGGAATGCATTGGTGGTGCGTGAAAATTGTCATCCGGCAAAAACATTTATTGTATTATGGGGACAAATACCACTGTGGATATGCCAATCAGTAGCATTGAGAAATCTTGTTCATATGATGCCTGATCCAACAACATTACAGGCACAAATTATCTATACGGAAATGACAATCGGTGGTTTTGGTTGGATACCGAATTTAACAGAAGTTGACAGCTCATATATATTGCCCGTTAGCTTAGGTCTAATAAATTTGGGCATAATACAG ATGCAAACTATACTACGAAACCGTCCCACTACACGTTTGCAAAAATATGCGACCAATGTGTTTCGAGTATTGACCGTAGCAATGGTTCCTGTGGCTTGTTCTGTACCATCG gCTCTTTGCGTTTACTGGGTTGCTTCAAGCAGTTATAGTTTAGCGCAAAATCTCTTGCTTACTGCACCTGTTGTACGACGTGCAGTTGGTATTCCACACACGAATTCCGAAATTGAGAATCCTTATGAAAGAATATGGTTACGCATGAAAGCAGTGACCGCTACAAGCGAACAAAAAGCTGTGGTCAAAAGTACAAATGTAACAGAAAATGAAACAAAGTCTAAATAG